The Methanocaldococcus infernus ME region CCTGTGGTTGCTTTGAAGCTGTCGTCTTTTACATTCCAGAAGTGGATGGCTTTGGAGTAGTGCATAGAAACTTTAAAGGAGAGACTCCTCTCGGCTTGCCTTTCTCTTCAATAGCTGGACAGTGTAGTGGAGGAAAGCAAGTTCCTGGCTTTGTTGGCGTTTCCATTGGCTATATGATGTCTCCTAAGTTCTTACAAGGAGATGGCGGTTGGAAGAGGGTAGTGTGGCTACCTAAGGAGTTGAAAGAGAGGATTAAAGAAGCTATCCCTGAAGAGCTCTATGACAAGATAGCGACAGAGGAAGATGTAAGTAGCGTTGACGAACTAATTAAATTCTTAAAAGAGAAGGGCCATCCGATCGTTGAATCCCTTGGTAAGGAAGAAGTTGAAGAAGTTAAGGAAGAGAAAGAAGAAGAGGATATAAAAGTTCCAGAGATCTCAATCCCTGGAGAGTTTGCTGGCTTACCTCCAGGGATAAAAATAGTATTATATAACTGTATAATAAAGGCTGAGAAGATAGTAATAACTAAAGAGAAGGAGCCTAAGAAATAATTTTTAAGAAGTTGTTTATCATTTCAAGATCTTCCTTAATATCTCTTCCCTCAGTTGTTAAATAGTTTCCTATCATAACCCCATCTAAAGCCATTAAGGCAAGGGCTTGGAATTCTTTTAAAAATTTTCTTCCACCAGCTATTCTAATTTCAGCATCTTTTAGAATTATTTTGAAGATAGCTATGCTCTTTAAAATTTCATCAATCTCTAACCTCTTAACCTTCCCCTCTTTTATTAAGTTATATATTTTTGTTCCTTCAATGGGATGAATAATATTTATTGGGACACTGTCAACCTTTAATTCCTTTAATTCAAGAGCCATCTTTATCCTATCTCTATAACTCTCTCCTAAGCCAAATATTCCTCCACTACAAACCTCTAAACCAAGTTTTTTAGCTTCTTTTATAACTCTTATTTTATCTTCATAGCTATGGGTTGAGCAAATATTTTTAAAATATTCTCTATTTGTCTCTATATTACAATGAATTCTGACATCAAATTTTTTTAGCTCTTTTAACTTCTCCCTCTCAATCAACCCTAAGGAGCAGCAAACTTTTGTATCAACCTCTTCTAAAACTTCTAAGAGTTTTTCAAATTCTTCATCCTCTATCTTCTTACCACTAACCACTATTCCAACCCTATCTGAAAATTTAGAGAGGTGGTTAATTTTTTCTAAGATTTCTTCCTTTGGCAGAAAAGGATAGACTTGAATGTTAGTTTTATGATAAATAGATTGGGAACAGAAAATACAATCCTCTTTACATTTTCCACTCTTTGCATTGATGATTGAGCATAAACTAATATCTTTTTTTCTAAACTTTAAAGCTTCATATAACAACTCTATAGCAGAAGAGTTTTCATAAAGTTCTAAAGCCTTCTCAAAGTCCATA contains the following coding sequences:
- the bioB gene encoding biotin synthase BioB, yielding MDFEKALELYENSSAIELLYEALKFRKKDISLCSIINAKSGKCKEDCIFCSQSIYHKTNIQVYPFLPKEEILEKINHLSKFSDRVGIVVSGKKIEDEEFEKLLEVLEEVDTKVCCSLGLIEREKLKELKKFDVRIHCNIETNREYFKNICSTHSYEDKIRVIKEAKKLGLEVCSGGIFGLGESYRDRIKMALELKELKVDSVPINIIHPIEGTKIYNLIKEGKVKRLEIDEILKSIAIFKIILKDAEIRIAGGRKFLKEFQALALMALDGVMIGNYLTTEGRDIKEDLEMINNFLKIIS